One segment of Meleagris gallopavo isolate NT-WF06-2002-E0010 breed Aviagen turkey brand Nicholas breeding stock chromosome 8, Turkey_5.1, whole genome shotgun sequence DNA contains the following:
- the SEMA4G gene encoding semaphorin-4G has product MCGDTVRLLTALLVAVAMGYPNRRSATDLDATPRMTVTFDELSGVRRFSGHSLNYTTLLLEDERGVLYVGARGAIFAFNASNVADGSHRMIRWEASPEKQLDCLQKGRNNKTECFNHVRFLQRLNTTHLYACGTYAFHPLCASIDADRFTLPSRFEEGKEKCPYDPSRGYTGLIVDGGLYTATRYEFRSLPDIRRNLHQRPLKTEESPLHWLNDAEFVASMLVQESKDSLVGDDDKIYYFFMERAGEETTSFFDKSQVARVARVARVCKSDLGGKKILQRKWTSFMKARLVCYIPYYEVLHSVCSLDSGGWASTVFYAAFTLSAQWRTMEASAVCRYDISEVQRAFEGPYMEYQDSSRKWSRYDGAVPEPRPGSCITDSSRRRGYNSSQDLPNSVLDFVKLHPLMFEEVQPAGGEPLLVKRSVAYSRLAVDRVQALDGRSYDVLFMGTGDGWLHKAVVLGSSLHIIEEAQVFQDSQPIETLVVSRRQRSLYVGAASGVLQVPLASCARYSSCYDCILARDPYCAWDGWACRDTASGDSTGLVQDVQSGNVGCRSGSGRGFLPWKNRTVLCGDDVLLPCDQRSNLARAVWLLNGSEVPGTGQEQLRVGVDGLLVTNTLPGHSGEYRCYGEERGLRTLLAAYSLTVLPQLPRATTTTTSGPIAASQASGDTKVVYVSAIVVLVVLCAVLGTVLLYVSCLEKRRGKYVLGEPRAVSPELQTVSASCLRKAHREDEEEEDEEDLAYPCLRIIPGEAPTAIVSSAKELPVAVPPPPPPPLPTELTNGVGSLPSVLRKMNGNSYMLLQQQDEPLSSPLYSASFTEELSKILEKRKHMQLVEKLDESSV; this is encoded by the exons ATGTGTGGGGACACGGTGCGGCTGCTGACCGCCCTGCTGGTGGCCGTGGCCATGGGCTACCCCAACCGGCGCTCTGCCACTGACCTGGATGCCACCCCCAGGATGACAGTCACCTTTGATG AGTTGTCAGGTGTTCGGCGGTTCAGCGGGCACAGCCTGAACTAcaccacactgctgctggaggacgAGCGCGGTGTGCTATATGTGGGGGCCAGAGGGGCCATCTTTGCTTTCAATGCCAGCAATGTGGCTGATGGCTCGCACCGCATG ATCCGTTGGGAAGCATCTCCGGAAAAGCAGCTGGACTGCCTGCAGAAGGGCAGGAACAACAAG ACCGAGTGCTTCAACCACGTGCGGTTCCTACAGAGGCTGAACACCACGCACCTGTACGCCTGTGGCACCTACGCCTTCCACCCGCTCTGCGCTTCCATT GATGCTGACAGGTTCACACTGCCCTCCCGCTTCGAGGAAGGCAAAGAGAAGTGTCCGTACGACCCTTCCCGTGGCTACACTGGCCTCATTGTGG ATGGTGGATTGTACACAGCCACACGCTATGAGTTTCGGAGCCTCCCTGACATCCGGAGGAACCTGCACCAGCGGCCGCTGAAGACAGAGGAGTCCCCTCTGCACTGGCTGAATG ATGCCGAGTTTGTGGCCTCCATGCTGGTCCAGGAAAGCAAGGACAGTCTTGTGGGTGACGATGACAAAATCTATTACTTCTTCATGGAGCGAGCAGGCGAGGAGACCACATCCTTCTTTGATAAGAGCCAGGTGGCTCGGGTGGCCCGGGTGGCCCGTGTGTGCAAG AGTGATCTGGGGGGGAAGAAGATTCTGCAGCGCAAGTGGACATCCTTCATGAAGGCGCGCCTGGTGTGCTACATCCCCTACTATGAGGTGCTGCACAGTGTCTGCAGCCTGGACAGCGGTGGCTGGGCCAGCACCGTCTTCTACGCCGCCTTCACGCTCTCGGCGCAGTG GAGGACGATGGAGGCCTCGGCCGTGTGCCGCTATGACATCTCCGAGGTGCAGCGTGCCTTCGAGGGGCCCTACATGGAGTACCAGGACTCCTCCCGCAAGTGGTCCCGCTACGATGGAGCAGTGCCCGAACCCCGGCCCGGCTCT TGCATCACAGACAGCTCCCGCCGGAGGGGCTACAACTCATCGCAGGACCTGCCCAACAGCGTGCTGGACTTTGTCAAGCTGCACCCGCTGATGTTCGAGGAGGTGCAGCCGGCGGGCGGCGAGCCGCTGCTGGTCAAGAGAAGTGTGGCATACAGCCGCCTGGCGGTGGACCGGGTGCAAGCTCTCGATGGGCGCTCCTACGACGTGCTCTTCATGGGGACGG GGGATGGCTGGCTGCACAAGGCCGTAGTGCTGGGCTCAAGCCTCCACATCATCGAGGAGGCGCAGGTGTTCCAGGACTCGCAGCCCATAGAGACGCTGGTGGTGTCCCGCAGACAG AGGAGCCTGTATGTGGGGGCTGCTAGCGGAGTCCTGCAGGTGCCCCTGGCCTCCTGCGCCAGGTACAGCTCCTGCTATGACTGCATCCTCGCTCGGGACCCCTACTGCGCCTGGGACGGCTGGGCCTGCCGTGACACGGCCAGCGGGGACAG cacagggctggtgcAGGATGTGCAGAGCGGCAATGTGGGATGCCGGAGCGGCTCTGGGCGTG GCTTCCTGCCATGGAAGAACCGCACGGTGCTGTGTGGGGATGAtgtgctgctgccctgtgaTCAGCGCTCCAACTTGGCACGGGCTGTCTGGCTGCTGAATGGCAGCGAGGTGCCAGGCactgggcaggagcagctgcgCGTTGGGGTGGATGGGCTGCTGGTGACCAACACACTGCCAGGACACAGTGGCGAGTACCGCTGCTATGGTGAGGAGCGTGGGCTGCGCACGCTGCTGGCTGCCTATAGCCTTACCGTGCTGCCCCAGCTGCCTcgtgccaccaccaccaccacctctgggCCCATTGCGGCCAGCCAGGCTTCTGGAGACACCAAGGTGGTCTATGTGTCTGCTATCgtggtgctggtggtgctgTGTGCCGTGCTGGGTACCGTCCTGCTCTACGTGTCCTGCTTGGAGAAGCGCAGGGGGAAGTACGTGCTGGGGGAGCCGCGAGCTGTGAGTCCTGAGCTGCAGACCGTGTCAGCCAGCTGCCTGCGCAAGGCCCACagggaggatgaggaggaggaggatgaggaggatcTGGCTTATCCCTGCCTGCGCATCATCCCTGGTGAAGCACCCACAGCCATCGTGTCCTCAGCCAAGGAGCTGCCGGTGGCTGTGCCCCCCCCTCCTCCGCCACCGCTGCCCACCGAGCTCACCAACGGGGTGGGCTCCCTGCCCAGCGTCCTCCGCAAGATGAACGGCAACAGCTACATGCTGCTACAGCAGCAGGACGAGCCGCTGTCCTCACCGCTCTACAGTGCGTCCTTTACAGAGGAGCTCAGCAAGATCCTGGAGAAGCGGAAACACATGCAGCTAGTGGAGAAGCTGGATGAGAGTTCCGTGTAG